The following proteins are encoded in a genomic region of Streptococcus equi subsp. equi:
- the yceG gene encoding aminodeoxychorismate lyase: MTDFKDDEQRRQQQKSFKEKILAELEKANQIRKEKEEELFKKDLEVQEAARRTAQLYAEYKRQEALSNNPKQASDIAAASQETTSTASTAHTSAIKLEETAVATGDQALSPPEEPALSESLLKEEASVEGQTKKGGPVRRKTSKRQQTDRMAKKISTVLISSIVAIIVVIGLAGTAYVYSALNPVDKNSDDFVQVEIPAGSGNKLIGQILEKEGLIKNSTVFSFYTKFKNFTNFQSGYYNLQKSMSLEDIAQALQEGGTAEPTKPVLGKILIPEGYTIKQIAKAIETNSRAKNRSKAKTPFHSKDFLNLVTSDAFIQEMAKKYPKLLGDLPSKEVATYQLEGYLFPATYNYYKETTLKDLAEEMIAAANANLAPYYEAIAASGKTVNEVLTLASLVEKEGSTDDDRRQIASVFYNRLNNGMALQSNIAILYAMGKLGEKTTLAEDAAIDTTINSPYNVYINTGLMPGPVDSPGLAAIEATINPAATDYVYFVADVRTGEVYYAKTFEEHSANVEKYVNSQIQ; the protein is encoded by the coding sequence TTGACTGATTTTAAAGATGATGAGCAAAGACGTCAGCAGCAAAAAAGCTTCAAAGAAAAGATTCTAGCCGAATTAGAAAAAGCAAATCAGATTAGAAAAGAAAAAGAAGAAGAGCTTTTTAAAAAGGATCTAGAGGTTCAAGAGGCTGCTAGAAGAACAGCTCAGCTTTATGCAGAATATAAAAGACAAGAAGCACTAAGCAATAACCCCAAACAAGCGTCTGATATAGCAGCTGCGTCGCAAGAGACGACCTCAACGGCTTCAACAGCCCACACCTCTGCGATTAAGCTAGAAGAGACAGCAGTAGCTACTGGGGATCAAGCATTGTCGCCACCAGAGGAGCCTGCATTGAGTGAAAGCCTGCTTAAGGAAGAGGCAAGTGTCGAAGGTCAGACTAAGAAGGGTGGTCCAGTGAGAAGAAAAACAAGTAAGCGCCAGCAGACAGATCGAATGGCCAAAAAAATTTCGACAGTACTGATATCGTCGATTGTCGCTATTATTGTGGTGATTGGCCTCGCAGGGACAGCCTATGTGTATAGTGCCCTTAACCCTGTTGACAAAAATAGCGATGACTTTGTTCAGGTTGAAATCCCAGCCGGCTCAGGCAATAAGCTTATTGGGCAGATCCTTGAAAAAGAGGGGCTGATCAAAAATAGTACCGTCTTTAGCTTTTACACTAAGTTTAAAAATTTCACTAATTTTCAAAGTGGCTACTACAACCTACAAAAGAGCATGAGCCTAGAAGACATTGCCCAGGCCTTACAAGAGGGTGGCACAGCAGAGCCTACAAAGCCAGTACTAGGAAAAATTTTAATTCCAGAGGGCTATACCATTAAGCAAATTGCTAAGGCCATAGAAACTAATAGTAGGGCAAAGAATCGTAGCAAGGCTAAAACACCATTTCACTCAAAGGATTTCTTGAATTTGGTGACAAGTGATGCCTTTATTCAAGAGATGGCTAAAAAATATCCGAAATTGCTAGGAGATCTTCCAAGCAAGGAAGTAGCTACTTATCAGCTAGAAGGCTACCTTTTCCCTGCGACCTATAATTATTATAAGGAAACAACACTAAAAGACCTTGCAGAGGAAATGATTGCAGCGGCAAATGCAAACCTAGCGCCTTATTATGAGGCGATTGCAGCTAGTGGCAAGACAGTTAATGAGGTGCTGACTTTGGCCTCCTTAGTTGAAAAGGAAGGCTCTACTGATGACGATCGGCGTCAAATTGCCAGCGTATTTTACAATCGCTTAAATAATGGCATGGCCTTACAGTCTAACATTGCTATATTGTATGCAATGGGTAAATTGGGAGAAAAGACAACCTTAGCAGAGGACGCTGCTATTGACACAACCATTAATTCTCCTTATAATGTTTATATCAATACTGGCTTAATGCCTGGTCCAGTTGATAGTCCAGGGCTTGCAGCTATTGAGGCGACTATCAATCCAGCGGCAACAGATTACGTTTATTTTGTAGCCGATGTGCGTACTGGTGAGGTTTATTATGCAAAAACATTTGAAGAGCACTCTGCAAATGTTGAAAAATATGTTAACAGTCAAATTCAGTAA
- a CDS encoding acetyltransferase (GNAT) family protein, with protein sequence MIKRPALGRFSRRKGGPMLIRHVNQTDWEIIADIEQANFSPQEAVAANVIKERAELISDTFLVAVIANQFVGYIEGPVIAEPRLEDHLFHGVTKNPARGGYIAITSLSVAPGYQKQGIGTALLAAMKDLAVAQDRLGIILTCHDYLIPYYEMNGFQDQGLSASKHGGSVWYQMLWQP encoded by the coding sequence ATGATTAAGCGACCTGCCTTAGGCAGGTTTTCTCGTCGTAAAGGAGGACCTATGCTAATTAGACATGTGAATCAGACTGACTGGGAGATTATTGCTGATATCGAACAGGCCAATTTTTCTCCCCAAGAGGCTGTAGCAGCCAATGTGATAAAAGAGCGTGCAGAGCTTATTTCGGATACCTTTCTTGTGGCTGTTATCGCCAATCAGTTTGTCGGCTATATCGAAGGACCTGTCATTGCTGAGCCAAGGCTTGAGGATCACCTATTTCATGGTGTGACCAAGAATCCAGCAAGAGGTGGCTATATAGCCATTACCAGTCTTTCTGTTGCTCCTGGATACCAAAAGCAGGGGATTGGCACAGCTCTCTTAGCTGCAATGAAGGATTTAGCAGTTGCACAGGATCGGCTGGGTATCATACTTACCTGTCATGACTATTTGATTCCTTACTATGAGATGAATGGTTTTCAAGATCAAGGCCTGTCAGCTTCAAAGCATGGTGGCTCTGTTTGGTATCAAATGCTATGGCAGCCATAG
- the murC gene encoding UDP-N-acetylmuramate--L-alanine ligase has product MSKTYHFIGIKGSGMSALALLLHQMGHKVQGSDVEKYYFTQRGLEQAGITILPFSEDNISPDMELIAGNAFREDNNSEVAYAMRHQLPFKRYHEFLGEFMKQFTSLGVAGAHGKTSTTGLLSHVLKHMTATSYLIGDGTGHGAADARYFVFESDEYERHFMPYHPEYSIITNIDFDHPDYFTGLDDVFNAFNDYAKQVKKALFVYGEDEELRKISSPAPIYYYGFEDTDDFVAFDITRTTNGSDFKVKHKGHAIGQFHVPAYGRHNILNATAVIANLFIAGFDMKLVAEHLKSFSGVKRRFTEKVINDTIIIDDFAHHPTEIIATLDAARQKYPNKEIIAIFQPHTFTRTIALLDDFAHALNEADSVYLAPIYGSAREVDKGDVKVEDLAARVERPAKVISVDNVSPLLDHDNAVYVFMGAGDIQLYERSFEELLANLTKNNQ; this is encoded by the coding sequence ATGTCAAAAACCTATCATTTTATCGGAATTAAAGGATCTGGAATGAGTGCCTTAGCCCTGCTGCTCCATCAAATGGGGCATAAGGTTCAAGGCAGTGATGTGGAGAAGTATTATTTCACACAAAGAGGCCTAGAGCAAGCAGGCATTACCATTTTGCCCTTTAGCGAAGATAATATTTCTCCGGATATGGAGCTGATAGCAGGTAATGCTTTTCGTGAGGACAACAATAGCGAGGTTGCTTATGCGATGCGTCATCAGCTGCCCTTTAAACGCTACCATGAGTTTTTAGGTGAGTTTATGAAGCAGTTTACTAGTCTTGGTGTAGCCGGTGCTCATGGGAAAACCTCTACCACAGGCTTGTTGTCACATGTGCTCAAGCACATGACGGCTACTTCTTATTTGATTGGTGATGGTACTGGGCATGGGGCTGCCGATGCTCGTTATTTTGTGTTTGAATCAGATGAGTACGAGCGTCACTTTATGCCTTATCACCCGGAATATTCTATTATCACTAATATTGATTTTGATCACCCTGATTATTTTACAGGCCTTGATGATGTGTTCAATGCCTTTAATGACTATGCTAAGCAGGTGAAAAAGGCTCTTTTTGTTTACGGTGAAGATGAGGAATTAAGAAAGATTAGCTCTCCTGCACCGATTTACTATTATGGCTTTGAGGACACTGATGATTTCGTAGCCTTTGATATCACACGCACGACAAATGGCTCAGACTTTAAGGTAAAGCACAAGGGTCATGCTATTGGTCAGTTTCATGTTCCAGCCTATGGGCGTCACAATATTTTAAATGCTACTGCGGTGATTGCTAATTTATTTATTGCAGGCTTTGATATGAAGCTTGTTGCAGAGCATCTGAAGAGCTTTTCAGGGGTGAAGCGTCGTTTTACTGAAAAGGTGATCAATGACACTATTATTATTGATGACTTTGCTCATCACCCAACAGAAATCATTGCAACGCTTGATGCTGCTAGGCAAAAATACCCTAATAAGGAAATCATCGCTATTTTTCAGCCACACACCTTTACAAGGACCATTGCTTTGCTAGATGACTTTGCCCATGCCCTAAATGAGGCTGACAGTGTTTATCTAGCGCCTATCTACGGCTCAGCGCGTGAGGTTGATAAGGGTGATGTCAAGGTGGAGGATCTAGCGGCTAGGGTTGAGCGCCCAGCCAAGGTCATCTCAGTTGACAATGTATCGCCGCTGCTGGATCATGATAATGCAGTCTATGTTTTTATGGGAGCAGGTGATATTCAGTTGTATGAACGCTCGTTTGAAGAGCTGCTGGCTAACTTAACTAAAAATAATCAATGA
- a CDS encoding hypothetical cytosolic protein, producing the protein MTKHAFPLVADGEPIIESARQMALYENEDLITNIAGSYQDKHYDDIIRDHQFAEKTPVVSKGSLHHSPVVDEDHSYAQKARRQAKQDVKEKRQAYIAKNMAYSPKQASKKGQSGAFSSKKPATELSRFTEKLNQESYILAELPRQYKEPQNTSQAAVKKNNYDFLKRSQIYNHQEDRDHREKTIAQELNLSRFEDIK; encoded by the coding sequence ATGACAAAGCATGCGTTTCCTCTGGTTGCAGATGGTGAGCCTATTATTGAGTCAGCTAGGCAGATGGCTTTATATGAAAACGAAGATTTGATCACAAATATTGCTGGCAGCTATCAAGATAAACATTACGACGACATCATAAGAGACCATCAATTTGCTGAGAAGACTCCTGTCGTCTCTAAAGGATCCCTTCATCATTCTCCAGTTGTCGATGAAGATCATAGCTACGCTCAAAAGGCCAGAAGGCAAGCAAAGCAGGATGTCAAAGAAAAAAGACAGGCTTATATTGCTAAAAATATGGCTTATAGCCCAAAGCAGGCAAGCAAGAAAGGTCAAAGTGGGGCCTTCTCTTCTAAAAAACCAGCGACAGAATTGAGCCGTTTTACAGAGAAATTAAACCAAGAGTCTTATATTTTAGCTGAGCTTCCTCGTCAATATAAGGAGCCGCAAAATACCAGCCAAGCAGCTGTCAAAAAAAATAATTATGACTTTTTGAAGCGCAGCCAAATCTACAATCATCAAGAAGACAGAGATCATCGTGAAAAGACCATTGCTCAAGAGCTAAACCTGAGTCGCTTTGAAGATATTAAGTAA
- a CDS encoding helicase: protein MARLIPGRIRNQGIELYEQGLVKIIDDRTDLLRAEVDTYQVQYGINDEDIRCQCDYFERKQYCQHIAALEYFLKNNQKGKSLSEQLNNQLESKEETKKLTSFGSLFLDSLHMNEDDTTKYRLLASGAKSPFSSDYWWSLKINRLPGEKAYVIRDIKAFIHLVKVEGFYQIGKNYFESLSILQFDQASQELIRFLWRLSTHSDKLDYEWLFPNHARHLRLPAGFFEEGIDLLTGLYEFSFETSSQTYSHLYVRPLEAEAGLFQFTVDVHRSSIELYIKEKNIEYFFNNEYLLYMNTFYHLSLKQQKMVQAIRSLPIEADLAKHIHFDLDDQAKLAASLLEFRELGQVKAPKSFDIRDFQVTFVFDITEKGELTSQLIFDYGSIQISDKASLDQLPFASHYKKESSIYRALKRFGLSPQFFAKKALTDPKDWYRFFTEAVPYFESLGRVQLSSKLQDQRLMESPQLTVKREGGLLDISFDFSTVCQTDIEKALATLFSDRSYFVNQSGKLVVFDEETQKISRSLQELRAKQLANGHLQLEGIAATQLSHLFSDLSSVHFSEELETLIKDLQHPDRFELGELAVKAKVRDYQLQGIKWLSVLDKYGFGGILADDMGLGKTLQIIAFLSSRLTETSKVLILAPSSLIYNWLDEFSKFAPQIDAAVSYGLKPARDALIQEGHQVTITSYSSFRQDLETYQANDYDYLILDEAQMIKNAQTKIAQSLRAFDVKNCFALSGTPIENKLLEIWSIFQIVLPGLLPSKKAFLKMEARDVSRYIKPFVMRRKKEEVLPELPELIEMNYYNEMSDGQKAIYLAQLRQMQERLSAATDDDINRSKLEILSGITRLRQICDTPSLFMDYQGGSGKLDNLRTLLLQIKENGHRALLFSQFKGMLALVKQEMDQLGLSSYTITGSTPANDRQEMTRAFNNGSKDAFLISLKAGGVGLNLTGADTVILIDLWWNPAVEMQAISRAHRIGQEDNVEVYRLITRGTIEEKILELQENKRHLITTVLDGKQGLASMSVEEIKEILGLQP from the coding sequence ATGGCTAGATTAATTCCGGGGCGGATTCGCAATCAAGGCATCGAGCTTTATGAGCAAGGCTTGGTGAAAATCATAGATGACAGGACTGACCTTCTTCGAGCAGAGGTGGATACTTATCAGGTTCAATATGGTATCAATGATGAGGATATTAGGTGTCAGTGTGATTATTTTGAGCGAAAGCAGTATTGCCAGCACATTGCGGCTCTAGAATATTTTCTGAAAAATAATCAGAAGGGCAAGTCGCTCTCAGAGCAGCTTAACAACCAGCTGGAAAGTAAGGAGGAAACTAAAAAGCTGACCTCCTTTGGTAGTCTTTTTTTGGACAGTTTGCACATGAACGAGGACGACACGACCAAATATAGGCTTTTAGCTTCTGGTGCTAAAAGTCCTTTCTCATCTGATTACTGGTGGAGCCTTAAGATAAATCGCTTGCCCGGAGAGAAGGCTTATGTTATCCGCGATATCAAGGCCTTTATTCATTTGGTCAAAGTTGAGGGCTTTTACCAGATTGGAAAGAATTACTTTGAGTCTCTTTCCATATTGCAGTTTGATCAGGCTAGTCAGGAGCTGATTCGTTTTCTTTGGCGTTTATCAACGCATTCAGATAAGTTAGATTACGAATGGCTATTTCCTAACCACGCTCGTCATCTTCGGTTACCGGCAGGCTTTTTTGAGGAGGGCATTGACCTGCTGACGGGGCTTTACGAGTTTTCATTTGAGACCTCCTCTCAAACCTATTCTCATCTTTATGTTCGACCTCTGGAGGCAGAGGCTGGTCTCTTTCAGTTTACAGTTGATGTTCATCGCAGCTCTATTGAGCTTTACATTAAGGAAAAAAATATAGAGTATTTTTTCAATAATGAATACCTGCTATACATGAACACCTTTTACCACCTGAGCCTGAAGCAGCAAAAAATGGTTCAAGCTATTCGCAGCCTGCCTATTGAGGCCGATTTGGCCAAGCACATTCATTTTGATCTTGATGATCAGGCTAAGCTGGCAGCTAGCTTGCTGGAATTTCGAGAGCTTGGTCAGGTGAAGGCTCCTAAAAGCTTTGATATTAGAGATTTCCAAGTGACTTTTGTCTTTGATATTACTGAAAAAGGTGAGTTGACCTCTCAGCTGATTTTTGACTATGGGAGCATTCAGATCAGTGATAAGGCAAGCTTAGACCAGCTCCCCTTTGCTAGCCATTATAAAAAAGAAAGCAGTATTTATCGTGCCTTGAAGCGCTTTGGGCTTTCTCCGCAGTTTTTTGCTAAGAAAGCCTTGACTGACCCCAAGGACTGGTATCGCTTTTTTACAGAAGCTGTTCCTTATTTTGAAAGTCTAGGTAGGGTTCAGCTTTCCTCTAAGCTCCAAGATCAGCGCTTAATGGAAAGCCCTCAGCTTACAGTCAAACGTGAGGGAGGTCTTTTAGATATTTCCTTTGATTTTTCAACGGTTTGTCAGACTGATATTGAAAAGGCTTTGGCCACTTTGTTTAGTGATCGCTCTTATTTTGTCAATCAGTCAGGCAAGCTGGTCGTTTTTGATGAAGAGACACAAAAAATCAGCCGTAGCTTACAGGAACTAAGAGCTAAGCAGCTGGCAAATGGTCACCTCCAGCTAGAAGGAATAGCTGCCACCCAGCTGTCTCATCTATTTTCGGATCTGTCTTCTGTTCATTTTTCTGAGGAGCTAGAGACCCTAATCAAGGACCTGCAGCACCCGGATCGCTTTGAGCTGGGAGAGCTGGCCGTTAAGGCCAAGGTGAGAGATTATCAGCTGCAGGGCATCAAATGGCTCTCTGTGCTTGATAAGTATGGCTTTGGTGGTATCTTGGCAGATGATATGGGCTTGGGCAAGACACTGCAAATCATTGCCTTTTTATCAAGCAGGCTAACCGAGACCTCCAAGGTGCTTATCTTGGCACCCTCTAGCTTGATTTACAATTGGTTAGATGAGTTTAGTAAATTTGCCCCTCAGATAGATGCTGCTGTATCCTACGGGCTAAAGCCGGCACGAGATGCTCTTATTCAAGAAGGACATCAGGTGACGATTACCAGCTATTCTTCCTTTAGGCAAGATTTAGAAACCTATCAGGCAAATGATTATGATTATTTAATCTTAGATGAGGCGCAGATGATTAAAAATGCCCAGACCAAGATTGCTCAGAGCCTGCGTGCCTTTGACGTGAAGAATTGCTTTGCTTTATCTGGTACGCCGATTGAAAATAAGCTGCTTGAAATCTGGTCCATTTTTCAAATTGTTCTGCCAGGCCTGCTGCCATCTAAAAAAGCCTTTTTGAAAATGGAGGCCAGAGACGTTTCTCGCTATATTAAGCCCTTTGTCATGCGACGCAAAAAAGAGGAGGTCTTGCCAGAGCTACCAGAATTAATCGAGATGAATTATTACAATGAGATGTCCGATGGTCAAAAAGCGATTTATCTGGCACAGCTAAGGCAGATGCAGGAGCGGCTGTCTGCTGCAACTGATGATGATATTAATCGCAGTAAGCTGGAAATCCTGTCTGGTATCACACGTCTAAGGCAAATCTGTGATACTCCTAGCCTGTTTATGGATTATCAAGGAGGAAGCGGTAAGCTAGACAATCTAAGAACCTTGCTGCTGCAAATTAAAGAAAACGGTCATAGGGCTTTGCTGTTTTCACAATTTAAGGGCATGCTGGCTCTTGTCAAGCAGGAAATGGATCAGCTTGGCTTATCATCTTATACCATAACAGGCTCAACACCGGCCAATGACCGTCAAGAAATGACACGTGCCTTCAATAATGGCTCAAAGGACGCCTTTTTGATTTCCTTAAAGGCCGGTGGTGTTGGACTCAATTTAACAGGTGCTGATACTGTTATTTTGATTGATCTATGGTGGAACCCAGCTGTAGAAATGCAGGCCATTAGTCGTGCTCATCGTATTGGTCAGGAGGACAATGTAGAGGTTTACCGGTTGATTACCCGCGGAACAATTGAGGAAAAAATACTGGAGCTTCAGGAAAATAAGCGTCATCTGATTACCACTGTTTTAGATGGCAAACAAGGCCTAGCAAGCATGTCTGTCGAGGAGATCAAAGAAATCCTTGGTCTTCAGCCCTAG
- the engA gene encoding GTP-binding protein EngA: protein MVLPTVAIVGRPNVGKSTLFNRIAGERISIVEDVEGVTRDRIYTTGEWLNRQFSLIDTGGIDDVDAPFMEQIKHQAHIAMDEADVIVFVVSGKEGVTDADEYVSKLLYRTNKPVILVVNKVDNPEMRNDIYDFYSLGLGDSFPVSSVHGIGTGDVLDAIIDNLPIEEPVENDDVIRFSLIGRPNVGKSSLINAILGEERVIASPVAGTTRDAIDTSFTDESGQAYTMIDTAGMRKSGKVYENTEKYSVMRAMRAIDRSDIVLMVINAEEGIRDYDKRIAGFAHEAGKGMIIVVNKWDTIEKDNHTVARWEADIRDQFQFLTYAPIIFVSAVTKQRLNRLPELIKRISDSQSQRISSAILNDVIMDAIAINPTPTDKGRRLKIFYATQVSVKPPTFVVFVNEEELMHFSYLRFLENQIRAAFTFEGTPIKLIARNRK from the coding sequence ATGGTTTTACCTACAGTTGCCATTGTTGGACGTCCTAATGTTGGAAAGTCCACGTTATTTAACCGAATTGCAGGAGAGCGTATTTCTATAGTTGAAGACGTCGAAGGGGTTACTCGCGACCGCATTTACACGACTGGTGAGTGGCTTAACCGCCAATTTTCATTGATTGACACAGGTGGTATTGATGACGTTGATGCTCCCTTTATGGAGCAAATCAAGCATCAGGCTCATATTGCGATGGACGAGGCAGATGTTATTGTCTTTGTGGTTTCTGGTAAAGAGGGCGTTACTGATGCAGACGAATATGTCTCTAAGCTCTTGTATCGTACCAACAAGCCAGTGATTTTGGTTGTCAACAAGGTGGACAATCCAGAGATGCGAAACGATATTTATGATTTTTATTCTCTTGGCTTAGGAGATTCCTTCCCGGTATCATCAGTTCATGGTATTGGTACGGGTGATGTTTTAGATGCTATCATTGATAACCTGCCGATAGAAGAGCCAGTAGAAAACGACGATGTGATTCGCTTTAGCCTAATTGGACGTCCAAATGTTGGAAAATCAAGCCTCATTAATGCGATCCTAGGAGAAGAGCGTGTCATTGCCAGTCCTGTTGCTGGTACGACTCGTGATGCGATTGATACAAGCTTTACCGATGAATCCGGTCAAGCCTATACCATGATTGATACCGCAGGAATGCGTAAGTCCGGCAAGGTCTATGAAAATACTGAAAAATACTCAGTGATGCGTGCCATGCGTGCCATTGACCGATCAGATATTGTGTTAATGGTTATTAATGCCGAGGAGGGCATTCGTGACTATGATAAGCGGATTGCAGGCTTTGCGCATGAGGCAGGTAAGGGCATGATTATCGTTGTTAATAAGTGGGACACCATCGAAAAGGATAATCATACAGTAGCTAGGTGGGAGGCTGATATTCGTGATCAATTTCAATTTTTGACCTACGCCCCTATTATCTTTGTTTCTGCCGTTACAAAGCAGCGCTTAAACAGGCTTCCTGAGTTGATTAAGCGTATCAGTGATAGTCAAAGCCAGCGGATCTCGTCAGCTATTTTAAACGATGTGATTATGGATGCTATTGCGATCAACCCAACCCCAACGGATAAGGGACGGCGTCTAAAGATTTTCTATGCTACACAGGTTTCTGTGAAGCCGCCAACCTTTGTTGTTTTTGTGAATGAAGAAGAGCTGATGCACTTCTCTTATCTGCGCTTTCTAGAAAACCAGATTCGTGCTGCTTTCACCTTTGAAGGGACACCAATCAAGCTGATTGCGCGCAATCGCAAATAA
- the dnaI_2 gene encoding primosomal protein DnaI: protein MEKIGKMVEHLGQASRVASAELIEAILADQEVAEFIKAHQLSQAEIKLSLSKFNQFLVERRKYQTGDETYIAKGYQPILVMNEGYADVSYLETRELVEAQRQAAIADRIHLVSLPRSYRRVSLSAVDVNNASRMQVFSELLDFVEQYPAAEQKGLYLYGDMGVGKSYLMAAMAHELSEKKGVSTTLLHFPSFTIDVKNAISNGSVKEEIDAIKHVPVLILDDIGAEQATSWVRDEVLQVILQHRMLEDLPTFFTSNYSFADLERKWAKIKGNDETWQAKRVMERVRYLARECHLEGVNRRQG from the coding sequence ATGGAAAAGATCGGGAAAATGGTAGAGCATTTGGGACAGGCTAGTCGTGTAGCTAGTGCTGAGCTGATTGAGGCTATACTTGCTGATCAGGAGGTGGCTGAGTTTATCAAGGCTCACCAGCTATCTCAGGCAGAAATAAAGCTGAGTTTATCAAAGTTCAACCAGTTTTTAGTTGAGCGCCGGAAATACCAGACAGGTGATGAGACCTATATTGCTAAGGGCTATCAGCCCATTTTGGTCATGAACGAGGGCTATGCAGATGTGTCTTACCTAGAGACAAGAGAGCTTGTTGAAGCCCAAAGGCAGGCAGCTATTGCAGATCGGATTCATTTGGTTAGTCTGCCAAGATCTTATCGTAGGGTTTCTTTGTCAGCTGTTGATGTTAACAATGCCAGTCGTATGCAGGTGTTTTCAGAGCTTTTGGATTTTGTTGAGCAGTATCCAGCGGCAGAGCAAAAGGGTCTCTACCTTTATGGCGATATGGGGGTCGGGAAATCCTATCTGATGGCTGCTATGGCACATGAATTGTCTGAAAAAAAGGGTGTATCAACAACTCTTCTTCATTTTCCTAGCTTTACGATTGATGTTAAAAATGCCATTTCAAATGGCTCTGTCAAAGAAGAGATTGATGCCATCAAGCATGTCCCTGTTTTAATTTTAGATGATATTGGTGCAGAGCAGGCGACCTCATGGGTGCGTGATGAGGTGCTACAGGTTATTTTGCAGCATCGTATGCTAGAGGATTTGCCAACCTTTTTCACCTCTAATTACAGCTTTGCAGATTTGGAGAGAAAATGGGCAAAGATCAAAGGAAATGATGAGACCTGGCAGGCCAAGCGTGTTATGGAGCGTGTGCGTTATTTAGCACGTGAATGCCATTTAGAAGGGGTTAATCGCCGCCAGGGCTAG
- a CDS encoding replication initiation and membrane attachment protein, translated as MMKPIDTFSYIKHNQVQYDSSSLIQLYFPIIGNDAVAVYQYLVHFFDDGSGAHKFSDILNHLQFGMKRLEEALVMLTAIDLLVLYQLPDAYLIKLHQPLGREAFLNNPIYRRLLEQKIGDVAVLELQMVIPNQARNISKTFSDVFGIDSQELKQPQPSKINFDLDSFQQLMRRDGLRFEDHQKDVISLYSISEQYHLTWFDTYQLAKATAVGGSIRPERMLVKKQQEGAQKTSESFSPAEQVVLRESKQDTPLVFLEKIKKARRARVTKDEKELLLTLARMNFLDEVINIMVLYTFNKTKSANLHKTYLMKMANDFAYQRVLTAETAIIKTRAFGERKQQAKSQQSNVPKWSNPDYQEKTSQEEQAKLEQFKQAALKRLENLGKSGD; from the coding sequence ATGATGAAGCCTATTGATACCTTTTCTTATATTAAGCATAATCAGGTTCAATACGATTCAAGCAGCCTGATTCAGTTGTATTTTCCTATTATTGGAAATGACGCAGTGGCAGTTTATCAGTATTTGGTTCACTTTTTTGATGATGGCTCAGGAGCCCACAAATTTAGTGATATTTTAAACCATCTGCAGTTTGGAATGAAGCGCCTAGAGGAAGCCTTGGTGATGCTGACAGCTATTGATTTGCTGGTCTTATATCAGCTGCCAGATGCTTATTTGATAAAACTACATCAGCCCTTGGGCAGGGAAGCCTTTTTAAATAACCCAATTTATCGTAGGCTTTTAGAGCAAAAGATTGGAGATGTAGCGGTTTTGGAGTTGCAAATGGTGATTCCGAACCAGGCTAGAAACATCTCAAAGACCTTTTCAGATGTTTTTGGAATAGACTCTCAGGAGCTTAAGCAGCCTCAGCCATCAAAGATAAATTTTGATTTAGATAGCTTTCAGCAGCTAATGCGGCGTGACGGTCTTAGGTTTGAGGATCATCAAAAGGACGTTATCAGTCTTTACAGTATTTCTGAGCAATACCACCTAACCTGGTTTGACACCTATCAGCTGGCTAAGGCAACAGCAGTCGGCGGCAGCATTCGCCCAGAGCGCATGCTAGTCAAGAAGCAGCAAGAGGGCGCTCAAAAAACAAGTGAATCGTTCTCACCAGCTGAGCAGGTTGTTCTTAGAGAGTCTAAGCAGGACACGCCTCTTGTCTTTTTAGAGAAGATCAAAAAAGCTAGGCGAGCTAGAGTCACAAAGGACGAAAAGGAATTGTTGCTGACTCTAGCCCGCATGAATTTCTTGGACGAGGTCATCAATATTATGGTATTATATACCTTCAATAAGACCAAGTCAGCTAATCTTCACAAGACTTATCTGATGAAAATGGCAAATGATTTTGCTTACCAGCGGGTTTTAACAGCGGAAACTGCTATTATCAAGACACGCGCCTTTGGTGAGCGTAAGCAGCAGGCAAAGTCACAGCAGTCCAATGTGCCTAAGTGGAGCAATCCGGATTATCAAGAAAAAACAAGTCAGGAAGAACAGGCAAAGCTAGAGCAGTTTAAGCAGGCTGCCTTAAAAAGGCTGGAGAACCTAGGAAAGAGTGGTGACTAG